Proteins from one Nicotiana tabacum cultivar K326 chromosome 23, ASM71507v2, whole genome shotgun sequence genomic window:
- the LOC107806804 gene encoding golgin candidate 6: protein MDLVAKYQGVVGRVFGNENSGSSEDSYVERLLDRISNGVLAEDRRAAMLDLQSVVTESRAGQMAFGAMGFPVILSVLKEERDDVEMVRGALETLVSALTPLDHAKGPMNEVQPALMNSDLLSREVDNISLLLSLLSEEDFYVRYYTLQLLTALLTNSPQRLQEAILSIPRGITRLMDMLMDREVIRNEALLLLTYLTREAEQIQKIVVFEGAFEKIFSIIKEEGGSEGGVVVQDCLELLNNLLRNSASNQVLLRETMGFDQLLSILKLRGTTYRFTQQKTINLLSVLETINLLIMGGPETDPGRDANKLTNKTVLVQKKVLDHLFMLGVESQWAPVPVRCMALHSIGDLIANHPKNLEELASKRLGEEPDLEPALNSVLRILLRTSSKQEFMAADYLFKNFCQQNPDGQTMLASTLILQPQSMIYAPFEEDVNMSFGSMLLHGLTTGENEGDLETCSRAASVLSHVIKGNNQCKEKVLQIQLEAPMPTLGGPEPLLHRMVKYLALASSMKSKDGKSSTSTSTSENVFVQPIILKLLIIWLFDCPNAVQCFLDSRPHLTYLLELVSNPTTTVCVRGLAAVLLGECVIYNKSNASGRDAFSIVDAISQKVGLTSYFLKFDEMQKSSLFTSAKPFLPRKPLTRSTAASMAEIEDVGNESSDQKNENHPMLTSVFDSPFVYFMKRLEADIREKIVEAYSSPKTQVTVVPAELEQKSGENDVDYIKRLKTFVEKQCHEIQDLLSRNATLAEDLAKTGGNNSSPLERKVSGGADRVQLETMRRDLQEASQRIEMLKAEKAKAESEASTYKNLAGKTESDLKSLSDAYNSLEQANFRLEKEVKALKSGDIEALKEEAREEALKESEAELNDLLVCLGQEQSKVDKLGNRLRELGEDVDKLLEDIGDDVGADDGDDED, encoded by the exons ATGGATTTAGTTGCAAAGTACCAG GGTGTAGTTGGAAGGGTGTTTGGTAATGAGAACTCCGGTTCAAGTGAAGATAG CTATGTCGAACGCTTGCTTGACCGGATTAGCAACGGTGTGCTGGCTGAGGACAGGAGAGCAGCTATGCTTGATCTTCAGTCTGTTGTCACTGAAAGTCGTGCTGGACAGATGGCCTTTGGAGCAATGG GGTTCCCAGTGATATTGAGTGTCTTAAAGGAGGAGCGGGATGATGTTGAGATG GTCCGGGGGGCTCTGGAAACTCTTGTCAGTGCCTTAACTCCACTTGATCATGCAAAAGGGCCTATGAATGAGGTTCAACCAGCTTTGATGAATAGTGACTTGCTTTCAAGAGAAGTAGATAATATCTCTCTTCTCTTAAGTTTGTTG TCAGAGGAGGATTTCTATGTACGATACTATACACTTCAACTTTTGACAGCCCTCCTAACTAATTCTCCACAAAG GTTACAGGAAGCTATTCTGAGCATTCCCCGTGGTATCACACGGCTGATGGATATGCTTATGGATCGTGAG GTCATTCGAAATGAGGCACTGTTACTTCTAACTTATTTGACACGTGAAGCTGAA CAAATTCAAAAAATCGTGGTCTTTGAAGGTGCTTTCGAAAAGATATTCAGCATTATAAAAGAGGAGGGAGGTTCAGAAGGAGGAGTTGTTGTGCAG GACTGTCTTGAACTGCTGAACAATCTCCTCCGCAATAGTGCGTCAAATCAG GTATTACTTAGGGAGACGATGGGCTTTGATCAGTTGTTATCAATTCTGAAGCTCAGAGGGACCACCTACAGATTTACACAACAGAAG ACAATTAATCTACTCAGTGTGCTAGAAACCATTAATTTGCTAATCATGGGTGGCCCAGAAACTGATCCTGGCAGAGATGCAAATAAGCTGACTAATAAAACAGTCTTGGTTCAG AAAAAGGTCTTGGACCATCTCTTCATGTTGGGAGTTGAAAGCCAATGGGCTCCAGTTCCAGTGCGTTGTATG GCACTTCATTCCATCGGTGATCTGATTGCGAATCACCCTAAGAATCTTGAAGAACTTGCAAGCAAAAGGCTCGGAGAGGAACCAGATTTAGAGCCTGCTTTGAATTCTGTCCTCCGGATACTTTTGCGTACTTCTAGTAAGCAAGAATTCATGGCAGCTGACTATCTTTTTAAGAACTTCTGTCAG CAAAATCCAGATGGCCAGACAATGTTGGCATCTACTCTAATTCTTCAGCCACAATCAATGATTTATGCCCCTTTTGAGGAGGATGTTAACATGTCATTTGGAAG CATGCTTCTACATGGTCTTACCACAGGTGAAAACGAAGGTGATCTTGAG ACTTGTTCTAGAGCTGCCAGTGTTCTTTCGCATGTCATCAAGGGTAATAACCAATGCAAGGAAAAG GTTCTGCAAATTCAACTTGAAGCACCTATGCCCACTCTAGGAGGCCCGGAACCTTTGTTACACCGTATGGTGAAGTATCTGGCTCTTGCCTCTTCTATGAAAAGCAAAGATGGAAAATCAAGCACAAGCACAAGCACATCTGAGAATGTGTTTGTTCAGCCCATTATCCTGAAACTGCTAATTATTTGGCTTTTTGATTGTCCAAATGCGGTGCAATGCTTCCTTGATTCACGCCCTCACCTGACGTATTTGCTGGAGCTGGTCTCAAATCCTACCACAACTGTATGTGTAAGGGGATTGGCTGCAGTACTATTAGGAGAATGTGTAATCTACAACAAAAGCAATGCTAGTGGAAGGGATGCCTTTAGCATAGTTGATGCCATAAGCCAAAAAGTTGGGCTTACTTCATATTTCTTAAAGTTTGATGAAATGCAGAAAAGCTCTCTTTTCACATCTGCTAAGCCATTTTTGCCACGTAAGCCACTGACAAGATCTACTGCTGCTAGTATGGCTGAGATTGAAGATGTCGGAAATGAATCATCTGATCAGAAGAATGAGAACCATCCTATGCTTACATCAGTATTTGATTCTCCATTTGTCTATTTTATGAAGCGCTTGGAGGCTGATATTAGAGAAAAGATAGTAGAAGCTTACAGCAGCCCAAAGACCCAGGTGACAGTTGTACCAGCAGAACTTGAACAAAAGAGTGGGGAAAATGATGTTGACTACATCAAGCGGCTGAAGACTTTTGTTGAGAAGCAATGCCATGAGATACAG GACCTTTTGAGTCGGAATGCCACTTTGGCCGAGGATCTGGCAAAAACTGGTGGGAACAACTCATCCCCTCTTGAGCGTAAAGTCAGTGGGGGCGCAGATAGAGTTCAACTGGAGACTATGCGTAGAGATCTTCAAGAAGCTTCTCAACGTATAGAGATGCTAAAGGCAGAAAAGGCCAAAGCTGAATCGGAAGCTTCAACGTATAAAAACTTAGCTGGGAAGACGGAATCTGATCTTAAAAGCTTGTCTGATGCATACAACAGTCTGGAACAGGCCAACTTCCGACTAGAAAAAGAAGTAAAAGCTTTAAAGAGTGGAGACATTGAAGCGTTAAAGGAAGAAGCAAGGGAAGAAGCTTTGAAGGAGAGTGAAGCTGAACTGAATGATTTGCTCGTCTGCCTCGGACAAGAACAGAGCAAAGTGGACAAACTTGGCAATAGGCTAAGAGAGCTAGGTGAAGATGTAGATAAATTGCTGGAAGATATAGGGGATGATGTTGGTGCTGATGATGGTGACGATGAAGACTAG